From a region of the Paenibacillus sp. FSL R10-2734 genome:
- a CDS encoding AraC family transcriptional regulator, with protein sequence MNAFVHITADRFPLVRDMGCNTTDTLYIHPDRVLDYHVFLFVVEGVMQVIEEDIHYSVGKGEFLFLNKSLHHWGLPETPAGTSWYWIHFDTEEDASVQYKDHAPLPELQYYYPDFYKYHIPLPKYGTAPIRTEEFFVNILKNVHYPTQHHMIRTSNQVYQFFLEFFTQLTQHDTAPNSKQQLVEQIMLHLTDRIHEPYDAQALQAHLNMNYSYVSSMFKKITGQSIISAHTQLKMNKAIALMRNSHLQLNEISDLLGYQNQFYFSRVFKKIYGQSPSTFMKQLY encoded by the coding sequence ATGAATGCATTCGTTCACATCACAGCAGACCGATTTCCGCTAGTCAGAGATATGGGCTGTAACACGACGGACACCTTATATATCCATCCTGATCGTGTACTCGACTATCATGTCTTCCTGTTCGTTGTTGAAGGTGTGATGCAAGTGATTGAAGAAGACATCCACTATTCCGTAGGTAAAGGCGAGTTCTTGTTCTTAAATAAAAGCTTGCACCACTGGGGGCTACCAGAAACACCTGCAGGAACATCATGGTACTGGATTCATTTTGATACAGAAGAAGATGCATCTGTGCAATATAAAGACCATGCTCCACTGCCCGAATTGCAGTATTACTATCCAGATTTCTATAAATATCATATTCCGTTACCAAAATACGGAACTGCGCCCATACGTACAGAAGAGTTTTTTGTAAATATCCTTAAGAACGTTCATTATCCCACTCAGCATCATATGATTCGGACGAGTAATCAGGTATATCAATTTTTCCTGGAATTCTTCACTCAACTGACACAGCACGACACTGCTCCTAATTCGAAGCAACAGCTTGTAGAACAAATCATGCTGCATTTGACCGATCGAATACATGAACCCTATGATGCTCAAGCTTTACAAGCTCACCTCAATATGAACTATAGCTATGTTTCCTCCATGTTCAAGAAAATAACGGGACAGAGTATCATTAGTGCGCATACACAGTTGAAAATGAACAAAGCTATAGCTTTGATGCGTAACAGCCATTTACAACTTAATGAAATTAGTGATCTACTGGGGTATCAGAATCAATTTTATTTCAGCCGGGTCTTCAAGAAGATTTATGGACAATCTCCCTCTACATTTATGAAGCAATTATATTGA
- a CDS encoding AraC family transcriptional regulator: MKSPYGGGLVLHLNYSKDIEKCVEYIETHIKENITVEEIAAEVGYSVYHFCRVFSLCKEMSVMEYVRSRKLSLASIELFAGRRIIDIALDYGFETQSGFTKAFRKAFGYSPTQYAARMDGFINGKTLFEIGGFIMNPVIVSKPAFKVAGYGIQTNVAGSMYTKDIASFWSHYEGENLESKMYKILNPPKHGEVGLCIPSSDNGNATYLLGVIVEDYSKVQDDMLTMDVPEAEYAVFTTPPVDTSTDIEQVEFAQVIKSTWKYIFEEWFKDSGYVYDDSKLDFEFYDERCHSRPDTVMEIYVPVKKSTE; encoded by the coding sequence ATGAAATCACCGTACGGGGGAGGGCTGGTGCTGCACTTGAATTACAGTAAAGATATAGAGAAGTGTGTTGAATATATTGAGACTCATATCAAAGAAAATATAACGGTGGAAGAAATAGCCGCTGAGGTGGGATATTCGGTGTATCATTTTTGCCGAGTGTTCAGCTTATGCAAGGAAATGTCCGTGATGGAGTATGTGCGGAGCCGGAAGTTATCTTTAGCGTCGATTGAATTGTTTGCCGGTAGAAGGATCATTGATATTGCGCTGGACTATGGTTTTGAGACACAAAGCGGATTCACTAAGGCCTTTCGTAAGGCATTCGGATATAGTCCGACACAATATGCCGCACGGATGGACGGATTTATTAATGGAAAAACACTATTTGAAATCGGAGGTTTTATAATGAACCCTGTTATTGTTAGCAAGCCTGCATTTAAGGTCGCTGGGTATGGGATCCAAACTAATGTTGCTGGAAGTATGTACACGAAGGATATTGCTTCTTTTTGGAGCCACTATGAGGGTGAGAACCTAGAGTCAAAAATGTACAAAATACTAAACCCACCTAAACACGGAGAAGTCGGTTTGTGTATTCCATCCTCAGACAATGGCAATGCCACCTATCTTCTGGGTGTTATTGTGGAGGACTATTCCAAGGTACAGGACGACATGCTGACGATGGATGTGCCAGAGGCTGAATATGCCGTGTTCACAACGCCGCCAGTGGATACTTCAACGGATATCGAACAAGTAGAATTTGCGCAGGTCATAAAAAGCACATGGAAGTATATCTTCGAAGAATGGTTTAAGGATAGTGGCTACGTCTATGATGACAGCAAGCTGGATTTCGAATTCTATGACGAACGCTGCCATTCGCGGCCGGATACGGTGATGGAGATTTATGTTCCTGTGAAAAAATCGACCGAATGA
- a CDS encoding carbon-nitrogen hydrolase family protein, producing MSRWEEDARVRISLIQSQHFLYDVKHPGEYSVNHLFARRDAVLQEVFTLSTAAAQQGTDLIVTTESVNISLFSGDDRYDLIQTAEAMDGPLIAKFAALAKSYRTYIVAGLFTAREGKVYNSAVLFNRNGDIQGVYDKTHLTPGEQMQLTAGSQYPIFETEFGNLGMLVCFDMQFPEAVRELALAGADLIACPTWGWENLYGLCRAYESSVYIAAANALPPHGIMWDWCNPSCIVDPMGKVLAVGPKDQAGIIRTEVDIRKEPVEQYTDSPGNQSMRKIRASLRRPDTYHLTVHANPPLLDRYK from the coding sequence ATGAGCAGATGGGAGGAAGATGCAAGGGTGCGAATTAGCTTGATACAAAGCCAGCATTTTTTATATGACGTTAAACATCCCGGGGAATATTCAGTAAACCACTTATTTGCAAGACGAGATGCCGTACTTCAAGAAGTATTTACATTGAGTACAGCGGCAGCACAGCAAGGAACAGATCTTATCGTAACAACGGAGTCGGTTAATATTTCTTTGTTTTCTGGGGATGATCGATATGATTTGATCCAGACTGCAGAAGCCATGGATGGACCACTTATAGCCAAATTTGCTGCATTAGCCAAAAGCTATCGAACATATATCGTAGCTGGTCTGTTTACAGCAAGAGAGGGCAAGGTTTACAACTCAGCAGTATTATTTAATCGAAATGGTGATATCCAAGGCGTCTATGATAAGACACATTTGACTCCGGGAGAGCAAATGCAACTTACGGCAGGAAGCCAGTACCCTATTTTCGAGACAGAGTTCGGTAATCTGGGTATGCTGGTTTGCTTTGACATGCAGTTTCCAGAAGCGGTTCGTGAATTAGCTCTAGCAGGGGCAGATCTAATCGCTTGTCCGACGTGGGGGTGGGAGAACTTGTATGGGCTTTGCCGTGCGTATGAAAGCAGTGTGTATATTGCTGCGGCTAATGCTTTGCCGCCACATGGTATCATGTGGGATTGGTGTAATCCATCCTGTATTGTTGATCCGATGGGCAAGGTGCTTGCTGTAGGGCCAAAGGATCAAGCTGGAATCATTCGTACAGAAGTCGATATTCGTAAAGAGCCTGTAGAACAGTATACGGATTCCCCAGGAAATCAATCCATGCGCAAAATTCGAGCTTCTCTTCGTCGGCCAGACACGTATCATTTGACCGTACATGCTAATCCACCCTTATTAGATCGATATAAGTAA
- a CDS encoding beta-L-arabinofuranosidase domain-containing protein translates to MAVKNMLNDIPSNEVHLLKGPLKKRFEINKSYIMSLTNENLLRTFYLESGLWSYSGNGGTTSATTTSMEGPDQWHWGWESPTCELRGHIMGHWLSAAARIYSQTKDPLVKAKADYIVSELARCQEANGGEWLAAFPETYMHRIAKGNFVWAPHYTIHKLLMGLNEMYTLGANKTALQLMKGIAAWFYRWTSSFTQEQMDELLDLETGGMLETWADLYGITGDIHHLELIRKYDRRRFFDALLEGQDVLTNKHANTQIPEVLGAARAWEVTGEERYRKVVEAFWTCAVEQRGYVATGAGDNGELWMPAGEMSARLGVGQEHCCNYNMMRLAHMLLRWTGDPAYADYWERRFYNGVLAHQHHETGMISYFLGMGPGSKKNWGSRTQHFWCCHGTLMQANAAYEQQIYLQDKAGIAICQWLPSQMKLMVEGQQICLRIEQEGQHGIYPLNNWSVEGMTTITKVNIPSIPTHRPDSFIYTITVQVEKPSVFSLKLRMPWWMVGGPKIVVNGEQFSAQNMTAMTFVELNREWQDGDVVSVEFKKHLVTEVLPGNSEMYAFLDGPIVLAGITSAERILIGDPQNPSSIVEPDQERNHSWWNPGYYKTKKLDHGIRFIPLYEVQDETYSVYFPIH, encoded by the coding sequence ATGGCTGTTAAGAACATGCTGAATGATATTCCTTCTAACGAAGTTCATTTATTGAAAGGACCTTTAAAAAAGAGATTTGAGATAAATAAATCATATATTATGAGTCTGACAAATGAAAATTTACTTCGTACCTTTTATTTAGAGTCAGGTTTGTGGAGTTACAGTGGTAATGGTGGTACAACGAGTGCAACGACCACAAGTATGGAAGGACCTGACCAATGGCATTGGGGCTGGGAATCTCCCACCTGTGAGTTACGAGGTCATATTATGGGTCACTGGTTATCTGCGGCAGCACGTATTTATTCACAGACGAAGGATCCGTTAGTTAAGGCCAAAGCAGACTATATTGTATCAGAATTAGCACGTTGTCAGGAGGCAAATGGAGGCGAATGGTTAGCTGCTTTTCCAGAAACCTATATGCACCGCATTGCCAAAGGTAATTTCGTATGGGCGCCACATTATACAATCCATAAACTCTTAATGGGCTTGAATGAAATGTATACCCTTGGAGCGAATAAGACCGCGCTTCAATTAATGAAAGGGATAGCAGCCTGGTTCTATCGCTGGACAAGCAGCTTTACACAGGAACAAATGGATGAGCTGTTGGACTTGGAAACCGGGGGGATGCTGGAGACTTGGGCAGATCTATACGGTATCACAGGTGATATTCACCATTTAGAGCTTATTCGCAAATATGATCGTCGTCGGTTTTTCGATGCTTTATTGGAAGGGCAAGATGTATTGACGAATAAGCATGCTAATACGCAAATACCGGAAGTATTAGGAGCGGCAAGAGCGTGGGAAGTGACGGGAGAGGAGCGCTATAGAAAGGTCGTTGAAGCTTTCTGGACATGTGCAGTTGAACAACGTGGATATGTGGCAACAGGTGCGGGCGATAACGGGGAGCTCTGGATGCCAGCTGGCGAGATGTCAGCACGACTTGGTGTTGGGCAAGAGCATTGTTGTAACTATAATATGATGAGGTTAGCCCATATGCTGCTGCGTTGGACAGGAGATCCAGCTTATGCAGACTATTGGGAGCGTCGGTTCTATAACGGTGTATTGGCTCATCAGCATCATGAGACGGGGATGATCTCCTATTTCTTAGGTATGGGACCGGGAAGTAAGAAAAATTGGGGTTCACGGACACAGCATTTCTGGTGTTGTCATGGCACATTAATGCAGGCGAATGCAGCTTATGAACAACAAATCTATTTACAAGATAAAGCAGGAATTGCCATCTGTCAGTGGCTACCTTCGCAGATGAAGTTAATGGTGGAAGGACAGCAAATATGTCTTCGTATAGAACAAGAAGGGCAGCATGGCATATATCCACTGAATAATTGGTCTGTTGAAGGGATGACGACGATTACGAAGGTGAACATTCCGTCTATACCAACTCATCGGCCGGATTCATTTATTTATACAATTACAGTTCAGGTAGAAAAACCATCCGTATTCTCATTGAAGCTTCGTATGCCATGGTGGATGGTTGGGGGACCGAAGATTGTTGTAAATGGTGAGCAGTTCTCGGCTCAGAATATGACAGCTATGACGTTTGTGGAATTGAACCGGGAATGGCAGGATGGGGACGTTGTATCAGTAGAGTTTAAGAAGCATCTTGTGACGGAGGTTTTACCGGGTAATTCAGAGATGTATGCTTTTCTGGATGGTCCGATCGTACTTGCGGGTATTACATCTGCGGAGCGGATATTAATAGGTGACCCTCAAAATCCATCTTCTATAGTGGAACCCGATCAGGAACGTAACCATAGTTGGTGGAACCCAGGTTATTATAAGACGAAGAAGCTTGATCATGGTATTCGTTTCATACCGCTCTATGAAGTGCAGGATGAGACGTATTCTGTATATTTTCCTATCCATTAG